The following proteins come from a genomic window of Geomonas sp. RF6:
- a CDS encoding YaaR family protein — MRIDEKAGSRGVAKKGKGGKGTEPRAVGGTDGALFAGRLTQVAKTSADYAGALQQLKEDLDKAGALLEQEPTIANFKVFRDLIATMARKVTSEAYRVELVGGPLTGRSHEVITVIDKEADLLYHLVMREQKDHIRIAAQIIKIKGLVVDFLL; from the coding sequence ATGCGTATTGACGAGAAAGCAGGATCGAGAGGGGTCGCGAAGAAGGGGAAAGGCGGAAAGGGGACAGAACCGCGTGCCGTCGGAGGCACGGACGGCGCCCTCTTTGCCGGCAGGCTGACCCAGGTCGCGAAGACGAGCGCCGACTACGCAGGGGCACTCCAGCAGTTGAAAGAGGATCTGGACAAGGCGGGAGCACTCCTGGAACAGGAGCCGACCATCGCCAACTTCAAGGTCTTCAGGGACCTCATCGCTACCATGGCTCGGAAGGTCACCTCCGAGGCGTACCGGGTCGAACTCGTGGGGGGGCCGCTTACCGGCCGCAGCCATGAGGTTATCACCGTCATCGACAAGGAGGCGGATCTCCTCTACCACCTCGTGATGCGCGAGCAGAAGGACCACATCAGGATCGCTGCTCAGATCATCAAGATAAAGGGGCTCGTGGTCGACTTTCTGCTATAG
- a CDS encoding thiazole synthase, protein MTEKNDKLVIAGREFNSRLMVGTGKYADFPQMVAAIEASGAEVITVAVRRVNICDRSRESLLDHIDLKKYTLLPNTAGCYTADDAVRTCRLAREAGLSDFVKLEVLGDEKTLFPDNEQLLAAAKVLVKEGFTVLPYTSDDPIMCKKLEDIGCAAVMPLGAPIGSGLGIRNPYNIRIILDTVQVPVIVDAGVGTASDAAIAMELGCHGVLMNTGIAGAQDPLAMAEAMKLAVRAGRLAYQAGRIPMKLHANASSPLTGLIA, encoded by the coding sequence ATGACAGAGAAGAACGACAAACTGGTCATAGCGGGACGCGAGTTCAACTCCCGCCTCATGGTGGGAACCGGGAAGTACGCCGACTTCCCCCAAATGGTGGCTGCCATCGAGGCATCGGGGGCCGAGGTCATTACCGTCGCCGTGCGCCGCGTCAACATCTGCGACCGCAGCAGGGAATCGCTGCTGGACCACATCGACCTGAAGAAATACACTCTCCTGCCGAACACCGCCGGATGCTACACCGCGGACGACGCGGTTCGCACCTGCCGTCTCGCCCGCGAGGCGGGTCTCTCCGACTTCGTGAAGCTCGAGGTGCTGGGGGACGAGAAGACACTCTTCCCGGACAACGAGCAGCTCCTGGCGGCGGCGAAGGTCCTTGTGAAGGAAGGGTTCACCGTCCTTCCGTACACCAGCGACGACCCCATCATGTGCAAAAAGCTGGAGGACATCGGCTGCGCAGCGGTCATGCCCCTCGGCGCTCCGATCGGCAGCGGGCTCGGCATCAGGAATCCGTACAACATCCGGATCATCCTCGATACGGTGCAGGTTCCGGTCATAGTCGACGCAGGGGTCGGAACCGCTTCCGACGCCGCCATCGCCATGGAGCTCGGCTGCCACGGCGTGCTGATGAACACCGGGATCGCCGGGGCGCAGGACCCGCTCGCCATGGCGGAGGCGATGAAGCTCGCCGTGCGTGCGGGGAGACTCGCCTACCAGGCGGGTCGCATCCCCATGAAGCTCCACGCCAACGCCTCGTCCCCCCTCACCGGACTCATTGCGTGA
- a CDS encoding cytochrome c3 family protein: protein MLIRKALLTLSALLVAVSSYAVDVKDVSFSTKNAGKVVFSHKNHLKQSGISNNCKSCHNTLFNMKKRTPATMADMEQGKSCGGCHNGKAAFPLSACVRCHKVGDVMIPVASTGPVRFSHARHTAKTADCGACHNRLYKTGRNAPVGMDAMKKGKSCGSCHNGKTAFSIEACATCHPVKDVKFQIKETGPLTFSHKKHLAKKGCADCHNKVYTLGSKKSFSMKEMEQGKSCGACHNGKGAFAIAKCDRCHAVKDKTFQIAQTGPLTFSHKKHLVGQKCDDCHTKVFPFGARKAVSMKEMDQGKSCGACHNGKKAFAVADCSRCHAVMNVKYKIKFAGDVDFSHKPHLAKYSCSECHTKIFPNGKKRPVTMGEMEQAKSCGACHDGKKAFTVQENCGKCHDMDPSS from the coding sequence ATGCTTATCCGTAAAGCATTGCTGACCCTTTCCGCACTTCTTGTCGCCGTGTCATCGTACGCGGTGGATGTGAAGGATGTATCCTTCAGCACCAAGAATGCCGGAAAGGTCGTTTTCAGCCACAAGAACCATCTGAAGCAATCGGGAATATCCAACAACTGCAAGAGCTGTCACAACACCCTCTTCAACATGAAGAAGAGGACCCCCGCCACCATGGCCGATATGGAGCAGGGGAAATCGTGCGGCGGCTGCCACAACGGCAAGGCGGCATTCCCCCTTTCCGCCTGCGTGCGCTGCCACAAGGTCGGCGACGTCATGATCCCTGTCGCCAGCACCGGCCCGGTCCGCTTCAGCCACGCCCGTCACACCGCGAAGACCGCCGACTGCGGCGCCTGCCACAACAGGCTGTACAAGACCGGCCGCAACGCCCCGGTCGGCATGGACGCCATGAAGAAAGGGAAATCGTGCGGCTCCTGCCACAACGGCAAGACCGCCTTCAGCATAGAGGCGTGCGCGACCTGCCACCCGGTGAAGGACGTGAAGTTCCAGATCAAGGAGACCGGCCCCCTCACCTTCAGCCACAAGAAGCACCTGGCGAAGAAAGGGTGCGCGGACTGCCACAACAAGGTGTACACCCTCGGCTCCAAGAAGAGCTTCTCCATGAAGGAGATGGAGCAGGGGAAATCGTGCGGCGCGTGCCACAACGGGAAAGGCGCCTTCGCCATCGCCAAGTGCGACCGCTGCCACGCAGTGAAGGACAAGACCTTCCAGATCGCGCAGACCGGCCCCCTTACCTTCAGCCATAAAAAGCACCTCGTCGGCCAGAAGTGCGATGACTGCCACACGAAGGTCTTCCCCTTCGGCGCGAGGAAAGCGGTCTCCATGAAGGAGATGGACCAGGGTAAATCGTGCGGCGCCTGCCACAACGGCAAAAAGGCTTTCGCGGTCGCCGACTGCAGCCGCTGCCACGCCGTCATGAACGTGAAGTACAAGATCAAGTTCGCCGGCGACGTCGACTTCAGCCACAAGCCGCACCTCGCGAAGTACAGCTGCAGCGAGTGCCACACCAAGATCTTCCCCAACGGCAAGAAACGTCCGGTGACGATGGGGGAGATGGAGCAGGCGAAGTCCTGCGGCGCCTGCCACGACGGGAAGAAGGCTTTCACGGTGCAGGAAAACTGCGGCAAGTGCCACGACATGGACCCCTCGTCCTAG
- the thiE gene encoding thiamine phosphate synthase — protein MFNESSPWIDFTLYLITDRHQALGRGLEFVVEEALRGGVRAVQLREKDLSTKELYELAYDMRRVTARHNAKLIINDRVDVALAVDADGVHLGNRSMPTYKVRRLLGEKKLIGVSCHNKIQATSAQEAGADFITYGPVYFTPSKAGMGEPLGVERLEAVTKLLRIPVFALGGVKGENCAEVVDHGAHGVALISAVLSSPDPRQAARQILSRLPALDRND, from the coding sequence ATTTTCAACGAGTCATCACCGTGGATCGACTTCACGCTGTACCTCATCACGGACCGGCACCAGGCCCTCGGCCGCGGGCTGGAGTTCGTGGTTGAGGAAGCGCTGAGGGGCGGTGTGCGCGCGGTCCAGCTGCGCGAAAAGGATCTCTCCACGAAGGAGCTTTACGAGCTCGCCTACGACATGCGCCGCGTGACGGCGCGCCACAACGCCAAACTGATCATAAACGACCGCGTCGACGTCGCCCTCGCCGTCGACGCCGACGGCGTCCATCTCGGCAACCGCAGCATGCCCACCTACAAGGTACGACGCCTTTTGGGGGAGAAGAAACTGATCGGCGTCTCCTGCCACAACAAGATTCAGGCCACCTCGGCACAGGAGGCGGGCGCCGACTTCATCACCTATGGACCGGTGTACTTCACCCCCTCGAAGGCCGGGATGGGGGAACCGCTCGGCGTCGAGCGCCTGGAGGCGGTGACGAAGCTTCTGAGAATCCCCGTTTTTGCCCTCGGTGGCGTGAAGGGGGAAAACTGCGCCGAGGTCGTCGACCACGGCGCCCACGGAGTAGCCCTCATCTCGGCCGTCCTTTCTTCTCCCGATCCGCGCCAGGCCGCGCGCCAGATACTCTCCCGACTCCCCGCCCTCGACCGCAACGACTAG
- a CDS encoding menaquinol oxidoreductase produces the protein MLPASRDQSQRAKIRELVAIALFIASSTVAVRGFDLFPPLSAHAREILGPAPSQGMLSLALIVYSFSAIILSLARMMGNALKTGGIAHAGYLGAFYVFYHLSGVLPENFWAVFAAGVTIFSLESYQIWSYNEDEETEL, from the coding sequence ATGCTGCCAGCTAGCCGCGATCAATCCCAGCGGGCAAAGATCAGGGAGCTCGTGGCAATCGCACTCTTCATTGCCTCGAGTACCGTTGCCGTGCGCGGTTTCGACCTCTTCCCTCCCCTCTCCGCCCACGCCCGAGAGATCCTCGGTCCCGCACCCTCCCAGGGGATGCTGAGTCTCGCACTTATCGTGTACAGCTTCTCCGCCATCATTCTCTCCCTCGCCCGCATGATGGGGAATGCACTGAAGACCGGCGGCATCGCGCATGCCGGGTACCTCGGCGCCTTCTACGTCTTCTACCATCTCTCCGGAGTGCTCCCCGAAAACTTTTGGGCAGTCTTTGCCGCCGGTGTCACCATCTTCTCCCTGGAGAGCTACCAGATCTGGAGCTACAACGAGGACGAGGAGACCGAGCTGTAG
- a CDS encoding HAMP domain-containing protein, whose amino-acid sequence MFRTLTARAVVPVAMAITGFVVICCVLLYAAVKEDLTHGAIEQEKSLAATVIKSAHYTMLKADREGLSNIVRNIGEGRGVEHVRIVNTEGVVAFSSRDAEVGTPGPKGAAEGAHAATPLPEGRRLVNANGTEILAISVPIPNEAACSNASCHVHDKAQQTLGTLEIAVSTEPLHRSLALVRNRMLLFCIMVLLLTIGGVAALLQRNIFTPIRQLTEYSDRAAAGETREPFSHRCAEIGKLARNISTLAERANSSAAGTGAESRKGADAAS is encoded by the coding sequence ATGTTCAGGACACTCACAGCAAGGGCAGTGGTTCCGGTCGCAATGGCCATCACCGGCTTCGTGGTGATCTGTTGCGTGCTCCTCTACGCAGCGGTAAAGGAGGACCTGACCCACGGCGCCATCGAGCAGGAGAAAAGCCTCGCAGCCACCGTCATCAAGTCGGCGCATTACACCATGCTGAAGGCGGACCGCGAAGGGCTCAGCAACATCGTGCGCAACATCGGGGAAGGGCGCGGCGTCGAGCATGTCCGTATTGTGAATACAGAAGGGGTCGTCGCGTTCTCCAGCAGGGATGCCGAGGTCGGCACCCCCGGCCCGAAAGGTGCCGCCGAGGGCGCCCATGCGGCCACTCCCCTACCGGAGGGACGCCGCCTCGTCAATGCGAACGGCACCGAGATCCTCGCCATCTCCGTACCGATCCCCAACGAAGCCGCCTGCTCCAACGCCTCGTGCCACGTCCACGACAAGGCGCAGCAGACGCTCGGCACCCTGGAGATCGCGGTGTCGACCGAGCCGTTGCACCGCAGCCTCGCCCTCGTGCGCAACAGGATGCTCCTTTTCTGCATCATGGTGCTCCTCCTTACGATCGGGGGTGTCGCCGCGCTCCTGCAGAGAAACATCTTCACCCCGATCCGCCAGCTCACCGAGTACAGCGACCGCGCCGCAGCAGGCGAGACGCGGGAGCCGTTCTCCCATCGCTGCGCCGAGATCGGCAAGTTGGCCCGAAACATAAGCACCCTCGCGGAGCGGGCGAATTCGAGCGCAGCAGGCACAGGGGCTGAAAGCCGCAAAGGGGCCGATGCTGCCAGCTAG
- the thiS gene encoding sulfur carrier protein ThiS, with protein MKITVNGEAVTIDPISVQDYLLSLQIDPVRVAVELNREILPKADYQGTLLQDGDVLEIVHFVGGGEYPAGRGDNGDRQMIREKR; from the coding sequence GTGAAGATCACGGTAAACGGCGAAGCCGTCACGATCGATCCTATTTCCGTCCAGGACTACCTCCTCTCCCTCCAGATCGACCCGGTCAGGGTTGCGGTCGAGCTGAACCGGGAGATACTCCCGAAGGCGGACTACCAGGGGACGCTCCTTCAGGACGGGGATGTGCTGGAGATAGTACACTTCGTCGGAGGGGGGGAGTACCCCGCCGGGAGAGGGGATAATGGAGATCGACAGATGATCAGGGAGAAACGATGA
- the glyS gene encoding glycine--tRNA ligase subunit beta, translating to MAKELFLEIGCEELPASFVPKAMADMAAIMKRELESARLSFDTIVTQGTPRRLALVVQNLAEHQPDAELTAMGPAKSVAYDATGAPTKAAQGFARGQGVDVSALTTVMTEKGEYLACVKKEIGRGTDELLAEILPRLVVTIPFKKSLRWGDQEVRFARPVHWIVALYGGGVVPFSFGNVQSGSVSRGHRFMANTSFEVRDFAHYQEECERHFVIADPERRKEIIRREIERVAKLAGGNVLADEGLLEQVTYLVEYPSAVAGTFSPDFLAVPREVLITSMREHQRYFSLVDENGKLLPGFITINNTLTEDPTVVVKGNERVLRARLSDARFFFDEDQKHPLETRVEALKSVVYQQKLGTSYEKMERFRALAASLSQKLNPDVLDKVERAATLCKADLVTGMVGEFPEVQGIMGREYALHDGEDAAVANAIAEHYLPIQAGGELPASDIGAFVSLADKMDTICGCFSVGLIPTGSADPYALRRSALGIINIILDKKYRIALASFVDSALELLRPKMTRNADEVRRDVLEFFRGRFVNLLADRYPGDAVDAVVSISFDDLVEAEAKIAALAEFRKRSDFGPLAVAFKRVCNIVKEGVDVAVDAALFQDPAEEELHSAASGVTGKVDAAVAGRDFLGALTHIATLKEPVDLFFDKVMVMAEDEGVRQNRLALLTGISRLFARVADFAKLSS from the coding sequence ATGGCAAAAGAACTCTTCCTGGAGATCGGATGCGAGGAGCTTCCGGCGAGCTTCGTGCCGAAGGCGATGGCGGACATGGCAGCCATCATGAAGCGGGAGCTGGAGAGTGCACGCCTCTCCTTTGACACTATAGTCACCCAGGGGACGCCGCGCCGCCTTGCCCTGGTGGTGCAGAATCTGGCCGAGCACCAGCCGGATGCGGAGCTGACCGCAATGGGCCCGGCAAAGAGCGTGGCCTACGACGCGACCGGAGCGCCTACGAAGGCTGCCCAGGGCTTTGCCAGGGGACAGGGTGTCGATGTCTCGGCACTGACCACGGTCATGACGGAAAAGGGGGAGTACCTCGCCTGCGTGAAGAAGGAGATCGGCAGGGGGACGGACGAGCTCCTGGCCGAGATCCTTCCCCGCCTGGTGGTCACCATCCCCTTCAAGAAGTCGCTGCGCTGGGGGGACCAGGAGGTACGCTTCGCCCGCCCGGTGCACTGGATCGTCGCCCTCTACGGCGGCGGCGTCGTCCCCTTCTCCTTCGGGAATGTGCAAAGCGGCAGTGTCTCCCGCGGCCACCGCTTCATGGCCAATACCTCTTTTGAGGTGCGCGACTTCGCCCACTACCAGGAGGAGTGCGAGCGTCACTTCGTGATAGCCGATCCGGAGCGCAGGAAGGAGATCATCCGCCGCGAGATCGAGCGGGTGGCGAAGCTTGCCGGCGGGAATGTCCTTGCGGACGAAGGGCTCCTGGAGCAGGTGACCTACCTGGTGGAGTACCCGAGCGCGGTTGCCGGGACCTTCTCTCCCGATTTTCTCGCTGTGCCGCGCGAGGTACTTATCACCTCCATGCGTGAGCACCAGCGCTACTTCTCCCTGGTGGACGAAAACGGGAAGCTCCTCCCCGGCTTCATCACCATCAACAACACCCTGACGGAAGACCCCACGGTGGTGGTGAAGGGGAACGAGCGGGTGCTGCGCGCCCGCCTCTCCGACGCCCGCTTCTTCTTCGACGAGGACCAGAAGCACCCCCTGGAGACCCGCGTCGAAGCGCTGAAGAGCGTGGTGTACCAGCAGAAGCTCGGGACCTCCTACGAGAAGATGGAGCGCTTCCGTGCTCTGGCCGCCTCCCTGTCGCAGAAACTGAACCCCGACGTCCTCGACAAGGTGGAGCGTGCCGCGACACTGTGCAAGGCTGACCTTGTGACCGGGATGGTCGGCGAGTTCCCGGAGGTGCAGGGGATCATGGGGCGCGAGTATGCGCTGCACGACGGCGAGGATGCCGCGGTCGCCAATGCCATTGCGGAGCATTACCTGCCGATCCAGGCAGGCGGCGAGCTCCCCGCCTCCGACATCGGCGCCTTCGTCTCCCTTGCCGACAAGATGGATACGATCTGCGGCTGCTTCTCCGTCGGGCTCATCCCGACCGGCTCCGCCGATCCGTACGCCCTGCGCCGTTCCGCGCTCGGCATCATCAACATCATCCTGGACAAGAAGTACCGGATCGCTCTCGCCTCCTTCGTGGACTCGGCGCTCGAGCTTCTGCGCCCGAAGATGACCCGCAACGCGGACGAGGTGCGTCGCGACGTGCTGGAGTTCTTCAGGGGGCGTTTCGTGAACCTCCTCGCCGACCGCTACCCCGGCGACGCGGTAGATGCGGTTGTCAGCATCTCCTTCGACGACCTCGTGGAAGCGGAGGCAAAGATCGCAGCGCTGGCGGAATTCCGCAAGAGAAGCGATTTCGGCCCCCTCGCCGTTGCCTTCAAGCGCGTCTGCAACATAGTGAAGGAAGGGGTGGACGTCGCGGTGGACGCGGCACTATTCCAGGATCCTGCCGAAGAGGAACTGCACTCCGCCGCTTCCGGGGTTACCGGGAAGGTTGATGCAGCTGTCGCCGGTCGGGACTTCCTCGGCGCCCTGACGCACATCGCGACGCTGAAGGAGCCCGTGGACCTCTTCTTCGACAAGGTGATGGTCATGGCGGAGGATGAGGGGGTCCGCCAGAACAGGCTGGCGCTCCTTACCGGGATTTCCAGGCTCTTTGCCCGCGTTGCGGACTTCGCAAAGCTTTCCTCGTAG
- a CDS encoding TIGR01212 family radical SAM protein (This family includes YhcC from E. coli K-12, an uncharacterized radical SAM protein.), with amino-acid sequence MTNGLIHPELRINSYGSYLRRRFQCRVSKVNVDGGFTCPNRDGSRGTGGCIYCDNSSFSPKGTQPVIPLEEQLEAGISYHRTRLRSDRFIVYFQKFTNTYAPVGKLSDLYRRALRHPDVIGISVGTRPDSLEEEAIELLAEIATEKYVCVELGLQSIDERILSWMNRGHTLDEYRDAVRRLTGRGIDICTHLIYGFPGETREGFLEGARIMSDLPINSLKVHQLHAVRGTRLAEMYERGSFTPLSHEEYVGGVCDFLEELSPQVSLQRLYGSAPLSIRVAPNWNLKNNQMWYSVVNELRRRGTWQGCRFRARQAVAGRHG; translated from the coding sequence ATGACGAACGGACTGATCCATCCGGAGCTGCGTATCAACTCGTACGGCTCCTATCTGCGCCGGCGCTTCCAGTGCCGGGTGAGCAAGGTCAACGTGGACGGCGGCTTCACCTGCCCCAACCGTGACGGCAGCAGGGGGACCGGCGGCTGCATCTACTGTGACAACAGCTCCTTTTCTCCGAAAGGGACGCAGCCGGTAATCCCGCTCGAAGAGCAGCTAGAGGCCGGGATCAGCTACCACCGCACCCGGCTTCGCAGCGACAGGTTCATCGTCTACTTCCAGAAATTCACCAACACCTACGCCCCCGTGGGGAAGCTCTCCGACCTCTACCGCCGCGCCCTCAGGCACCCCGACGTCATCGGCATATCGGTCGGAACGCGCCCCGATTCCCTCGAAGAGGAGGCGATAGAGCTCCTCGCCGAGATAGCGACGGAGAAGTATGTGTGCGTGGAACTCGGGCTGCAGTCGATAGACGAGAGGATCCTCTCCTGGATGAACCGGGGGCACACCCTGGACGAGTACCGCGACGCGGTGCGGCGTCTGACCGGGCGCGGCATCGACATCTGCACCCATCTCATCTACGGCTTTCCGGGGGAGACCCGGGAGGGTTTCCTGGAGGGGGCGCGCATCATGTCGGATCTGCCGATAAACAGCCTGAAAGTGCACCAGCTGCATGCGGTGCGAGGCACGCGCCTGGCGGAGATGTACGAGAGAGGGAGCTTTACCCCGCTGAGTCACGAGGAGTATGTGGGGGGGGTATGCGATTTTCTGGAAGAGTTGTCGCCGCAGGTATCTCTGCAGCGCCTTTACGGCTCGGCACCGCTCTCCATCCGGGTGGCACCGAACTGGAACCTGAAGAACAACCAGATGTGGTACAGCGTGGTCAATGAGTTGAGAAGGCGGGGTACCTGGCAGGGGTGCAGGTTTCGGGCCCGGCAAGCGGTTGCGGGGCGACACGGTTAA
- a CDS encoding cold-shock protein codes for MANGVVKWFNDAKGFGFIEQENGVDVFVHFSAIQGDGFKSLAEGDAVSFDVVQGAKGPQAANVVRN; via the coding sequence ATGGCAAACGGTGTGGTGAAGTGGTTCAACGATGCAAAGGGTTTCGGTTTTATTGAGCAGGAAAACGGCGTGGACGTCTTCGTGCACTTCTCCGCCATCCAGGGTGACGGCTTCAAATCCCTGGCTGAGGGTGACGCTGTGAGCTTCGACGTCGTCCAGGGCGCCAAGGGCCCGCAGGCAGCCAACGTGGTGCGCAACTAG
- the ppdK gene encoding pyruvate, phosphate dikinase: MGAKYVYFFGAGKADGNAQMKELLGGKGANLAEMTSIGLPVPAGFTITTEVCTEYYKNNRNYPPALAAEVAENLAKVEALMGKKFGDAANPLLVSVRSGARASMPGMMDTILNLGLNDTTVQGIIAQSGDERFAYDAYRRFVQMYSDVVMGMDKHELEHLLEKKKEARGVHLDTELTASDWKELVLAFKARIEDVLGVPFPEDPKDQLWGAISAVFGSWMNQRAITYRKLNNIPADWGTAVNVQSMVFGNMGNDCATGVAFTRDPSTGENYFYGEYLVNAQGEDVVAGIRTPQPINRAKHKEGDLPSMEEVLPECYEQLVGIRDILERHYKDMQDIEFTIEKGILYMLQCRSGKRTAKAAIKIAVEMVQEGLIDERTAVLRVAPSQLDQLLHPSLDPNAEKKMIAKGLPASPGAVSGEVVFTADEAESAAKLGQKVILVRVETSPEDIHGMHAAQGILTARGGMTSHAAVVARGMGKCCVAGCGDIKVDYRGEAFVTKDGTVVKKGDVITLDGSTGDVMLGAVPTVAAAVSGDFSTLMGWVDKIRRMKVRANADTPHDARVAREFGAEGIGLCRTEHMFFEADRIAAVREMILASDTEGRKKALAKILPMQKGDFLGIFKEMKGLPVTIRLLDPPLHEFLPQAEKDIEALAATMNVSVQTLKHKVEFLHEFNPMLGHRGCRLGVTFPEIYDMQVQAIMEAACQLVKEEGYEIVPEIMIPLVAVTKELAVLRANAVAICEDVQARYGVKVKYLIGTMIELPRAAITADQIAVEAEFFSFGTNDLTQTTFGLSRDDAGKFLPAYVENGILEDDPFVTLDQNGVGALVRLGVEKGRQGRPGIKVGICGEHGGDPASVIFCDSIGLDYVSCSPFRVPIARLAAAHATLKHGNVLKTAPESCNKERSAGSTTIGLTASV; encoded by the coding sequence ATGGGAGCGAAGTACGTATATTTCTTTGGCGCGGGGAAAGCTGACGGCAACGCGCAGATGAAGGAGCTTTTGGGGGGGAAGGGAGCCAACCTCGCCGAAATGACCAGCATCGGCCTGCCGGTTCCCGCAGGTTTTACCATCACCACCGAGGTCTGCACCGAGTACTACAAGAACAACAGAAACTACCCCCCTGCACTTGCTGCGGAGGTCGCGGAGAACCTGGCGAAGGTAGAGGCGTTGATGGGGAAGAAATTCGGTGACGCCGCCAACCCGCTCCTCGTTTCCGTCCGCTCCGGCGCCCGCGCTTCCATGCCGGGGATGATGGACACCATCCTGAACCTCGGTCTCAACGACACCACCGTGCAGGGGATCATCGCGCAGAGCGGGGACGAGCGCTTCGCCTACGACGCGTACCGCCGCTTCGTGCAGATGTACTCCGACGTCGTCATGGGGATGGACAAGCACGAGCTGGAGCACCTCCTCGAGAAGAAGAAGGAAGCCCGCGGCGTGCACCTCGACACCGAGCTCACCGCTTCCGACTGGAAGGAACTGGTTCTGGCGTTCAAGGCGCGCATCGAGGACGTCCTCGGCGTTCCGTTCCCGGAAGATCCGAAAGATCAGCTCTGGGGCGCGATCAGCGCAGTCTTCGGCTCCTGGATGAACCAGAGGGCGATCACCTACAGAAAGCTGAACAACATCCCCGCGGACTGGGGTACCGCAGTCAACGTGCAGTCCATGGTCTTCGGCAACATGGGGAACGACTGCGCCACCGGCGTTGCCTTCACCCGTGACCCTTCCACCGGAGAGAACTACTTCTACGGCGAGTACCTGGTCAATGCGCAGGGGGAGGACGTCGTTGCCGGTATCCGCACCCCGCAGCCGATCAACAGGGCGAAGCACAAGGAAGGGGACCTTCCCTCCATGGAAGAGGTGCTCCCCGAGTGCTACGAGCAGCTGGTGGGAATCCGCGACATCCTGGAGCGTCACTACAAGGACATGCAGGATATCGAGTTCACCATCGAGAAGGGGATCCTGTACATGCTGCAGTGCAGGAGCGGCAAGCGCACCGCGAAGGCTGCGATCAAGATCGCAGTGGAGATGGTGCAGGAAGGGCTGATTGACGAGAGGACCGCCGTTTTGCGCGTCGCCCCGAGCCAGCTCGACCAGCTGCTGCACCCGTCCCTCGACCCGAACGCGGAGAAGAAGATGATCGCGAAGGGGCTCCCCGCTTCCCCGGGCGCCGTCTCCGGCGAGGTCGTCTTTACCGCCGACGAGGCGGAGAGCGCAGCGAAGCTCGGCCAGAAGGTCATCCTCGTGCGTGTGGAGACAAGCCCGGAGGACATCCACGGCATGCACGCCGCCCAGGGTATCCTCACCGCCCGTGGCGGCATGACCTCCCACGCCGCAGTCGTTGCCCGCGGCATGGGTAAATGCTGCGTCGCCGGGTGCGGCGACATCAAGGTCGACTACCGCGGCGAGGCGTTCGTCACGAAGGACGGCACCGTCGTGAAGAAGGGGGATGTCATCACCCTCGACGGTTCCACCGGCGACGTCATGCTCGGCGCCGTCCCGACCGTGGCGGCCGCAGTAAGCGGCGACTTCTCCACCCTCATGGGGTGGGTCGACAAGATCCGCCGCATGAAGGTCCGCGCCAACGCTGACACCCCGCACGACGCCCGCGTCGCCCGCGAGTTCGGCGCTGAAGGTATCGGCCTGTGCCGCACCGAGCATATGTTCTTCGAGGCCGATCGTATCGCCGCTGTGCGCGAGATGATCCTCGCTTCCGACACCGAAGGGCGCAAGAAGGCGCTCGCCAAGATCCTCCCGATGCAGAAGGGTGACTTCCTCGGGATCTTCAAGGAGATGAAGGGGCTGCCGGTAACGATCCGTCTTCTCGACCCGCCGCTGCACGAGTTCCTGCCGCAGGCGGAGAAGGACATTGAAGCACTCGCCGCCACCATGAATGTGTCGGTGCAGACCCTGAAGCACAAGGTCGAGTTCCTGCACGAGTTCAACCCGATGCTCGGGCACCGCGGCTGCCGTCTCGGTGTAACCTTCCCGGAGATCTACGATATGCAGGTTCAGGCAATCATGGAAGCCGCCTGCCAGCTCGTGAAGGAAGAAGGGTACGAGATCGTTCCGGAGATCATGATCCCGCTCGTGGCTGTCACGAAGGAGCTTGCGGTCCTGCGCGCCAATGCGGTAGCAATCTGCGAGGATGTCCAGGCACGTTACGGCGTGAAGGTGAAGTACCTGATCGGCACCATGATCGAGCTCCCCCGCGCCGCCATCACCGCCGACCAGATCGCAGTCGAGGCGGAATTCTTCTCCTTCGGCACGAACGACCTCACCCAGACCACCTTCGGTCTTTCCAGGGACGATGCCGGGAAGTTCCTCCCCGCATACGTGGAGAACGGCATCCTTGAGGACGACCCCTTCGTCACCCTCGACCAGAACGGCGTCGGAGCACTGGTGCGCCTCGGTGTGGAAAAGGGGCGTCAGGGGCGTCCGGGGATCAAGGTGGGGATCTGCGGCGAGCACGGTGGCGATCCTGCCTCCGTCATCTTCTGCGACTCCATCGGCCTCGACTACGTCTCCTGCTCCCCGTTCAGGGTGCCGATCGCCCGTCTGGCAGCTGCCCACGCGACGCTGAAGCACGGAAACGTGCTAAAGACCGCTCCGGAGAGTTGCAACAAGGAACGTTCTGCGGGTTCGACAACAATCGGCTTGACAGCGTCTGTGTAA